The DNA segment GATTTCGGGAGCACGAATTCGCCCGTCGCGGTCTTCCTGGACGATTACCACGAGATCCGCGACCGCACCGTTCACGCGGCGGTGGACCACCTGCTCCGCTACATGCCCGCGAACATCCGCTTCGTCGTCGGCACCCGCAGGGATCCCCCCCTGTCCGTCGGGCGCTTCCGCATTCGCGGGGAGCTCCTCGAGGTGCGGTGGGAGGAGTTGCGGTTCGACGTCGACGAAACCAGGGAATATCTCGGGGGGGTCTGCGCCCTGCGGCTGTCCGAATCCCAGGTTCGCACCCTCTGCGCGCGCACGGAGGGGTGGATCACCGGGCTGCAGCTGGCATCCATGGCCTTTCCCGGAACGGAGGACGCCGGCCGATTCGTGGAATCGTTCTCCGGAGACCACCGGAACATCACGGACTACCTTCTGGAGAGCGTGTTCCGGCGCCAGACCCCCGTCGTCCGGAATTTCCTCCTGAAGACGTCCATCCTGGACCGGATGACCGCACCGTTGTGCGACCTGCTCACCGGGCGGCCGGACGGACAGCAGTCGATCGAAATGCTGGAGAACGGCAACCTCTTCGTCTTCGCCCTGGACGACCGGAGGACCTGGTACCGGTACCATAACCTCTTCGCGGATTTCCTGCGGAGCCGGTTGCGGACGGAGCTCCCGGGAGAGACCGCGGAGCTGTACGATCGCGCCGGCGAATGGTTCGAGAGGAACGGGTTCCCCACCGAGGCGGTCCGGTACGCGGTCGCCGGGAACCGGCTCCAGCGTGCCGCCCGCCTGCTGGAGACGGCGGGCAGGGAGCTCTTCCGGCAGGGGGATTTCAAGGAGCTGAGAAGGTGGCTCGACGCGCTTCCGGAATCGGTCGTCTCCCGTTCCCCGGTCCTTTGCGTCCTTCACGGCTGGGCGCTCGGGTACCTGGGGGAGTTCGGGGAGGCGCGCCGACGCATCGCCTGCGCCGAAGGAGCGGTCGGACGGCAAGGAGGGGCGGGGGGCGGATCGTCGACGCCCGAGGGGGCCGTCGGCGCCGAGCTCCAGGTCCTCCGGGCCGTCCTGGGCATCATCCAGTCGGATGAGCCCGACGTCTCCGGGCTCTCCCCCGGCATCGTGTCCCTTTTTTCCCGCGACGAGCCGGTGCTTCGCGGCTACGCATCCATCACGCTGGGGTTCGCGAGCCGCTCGCGGGGAGACCTCCCCGGCGCGCTGCGGCATTTCCAGGAGGCGCTCGGGGAGTCCGAAACCGGGGACAGCTCCCTGGTCAACCTGAACGCCCGGCTCAATATCGGAATCGTGAACTATCTGATGGGCCGGGCCCGGGACGCGGAGGAGCGGTTCCGCGACTCCCTGGAGTACGCCCGGAAGCGACTGTGGCTGCGCAGCATCGGCGCGGCTTTCCTCCGCTACGGACTAGCCCTCGTGCTCCACGAGAAGTACCGGCTGGGCGAGGCGTCGGCCGAGTTGTCGGAGGCGATCGCCTTCCTCGAGGCCAGCGACGCGTTCGGCTTCCTGGGGATGGCCCTGGTGGAGCGTGCCCGCGTCCAGTCGACGCTCGGCAAGGGGGACCTGGCGGCGGCGGACCTGGCCCAGGCGCGCCAGGTGGCGCGCAGGCACGATGTGCTCCGGGTTTCCTTCCGCGCGGACCTCCTGGAATCCCGGATGGCCGTCGATGCGAACGACCCCGGAAAGGCGGTGGGACACCTGGCCTCCGCGGAGAAAGCCCTCGGGGGAAGGCGGCGTTCCCGGAATTCTTCCTTCGGCGAAAAGGAGGAGCTGTGCCTGGCGGAACGCCTCCGGCTCCTCCTTCTCCTCGGGAAATTCGGGGAGGCGGCAAAGCTCGGGGAGAAATCGTTCCGAAGCGCGGAGGCCGCGGGAAGGGGTCGGAACGTCATCGAGTTCCTCGTGCTCCGCTCCGCGGCGTGGAACGGACTCGGGATGGAGGATAAGGCCCTGGCCGGCCTGGAGCGCGCGCTCCTGCTCGCGGGGACCGGGGGGATCGTCCTCCCCTTCACGGGCGCGGGAAGGGGGTTGATTCCGCTCCTGCGCCGGATTGCGGCACGCCCGAAGGTACATGCCGCGGCG comes from the Deltaproteobacteria bacterium genome and includes:
- a CDS encoding tetratricopeptide repeat protein; this translates as MGKGFDRPALSTKLRPPSTGVRHMARPRLAESLTKSGNFRLALISAPAGSGKTTLLSDWYQALLDGAGGAAWLSLDALDNAPRRFFANLIASIQKVQPHFGKVALEFLAANPDVLLEDLTESLVHDFGSTNSPVAVFLDDYHEIRDRTVHAAVDHLLRYMPANIRFVVGTRRDPPLSVGRFRIRGELLEVRWEELRFDVDETREYLGGVCALRLSESQVRTLCARTEGWITGLQLASMAFPGTEDAGRFVESFSGDHRNITDYLLESVFRRQTPVVRNFLLKTSILDRMTAPLCDLLTGRPDGQQSIEMLENGNLFVFALDDRRTWYRYHNLFADFLRSRLRTELPGETAELYDRAGEWFERNGFPTEAVRYAVAGNRLQRAARLLETAGRELFRQGDFKELRRWLDALPESVVSRSPVLCVLHGWALGYLGEFGEARRRIACAEGAVGRQGGAGGGSSTPEGAVGAELQVLRAVLGIIQSDEPDVSGLSPGIVSLFSRDEPVLRGYASITLGFASRSRGDLPGALRHFQEALGESETGDSSLVNLNARLNIGIVNYLMGRARDAEERFRDSLEYARKRLWLRSIGAAFLRYGLALVLHEKYRLGEASAELSEAIAFLEASDAFGFLGMALVERARVQSTLGKGDLAAADLAQARQVARRHDVLRVSFRADLLESRMAVDANDPGKAVGHLASAEKALGGRRRSRNSSFGEKEELCLAERLRLLLLLGKFGEAAKLGEKSFRSAEAAGRGRNVIEFLVLRSAAWNGLGMEDKALAGLERALLLAGTGGIVLPFTGAGRGLIPLLRRIAARPKVHAAASGILSALEGRRDPVGGPTAGDRTDETFHHREIQILELISRGLRNREIGRRLFLSEETVKWYLKRLFCKLSVITRTEAVATARRRGLLA